TTTTACTGGTCCATACTGTATAATATCATCCTCTCTATGCTAATACAATTGGACACTGACGTGCTTTTAGAAGATGATTGATTGTTCAATCAAGTGGGTAGGAGGCTGCAGCAATGTAGTTTACTGTTAGAAGCTCACTGCTACCCTTACACAGAGGACGTGATTAAGCTTGTGCCTTTTTGCTCAtagtgaaaagaaaattgaagctTGTTCTCTCTATTAAGTTGAAATACAACTGCAACATGGGGGTTCTGATTCGAACAAGCTACCTAGTCTCCTTTAGTTTTCTGTATTAGATTATTTTGGTACTATTGTTTTCTCTGTTTCAATGAAACTTGTCTTGGATAGAAGATTACTGAAATGTCAAGTGGATGTTCACAATCTGGTAGGTAAAAGTGTCTGTAGAGAACAGCTCCATGTTCTTTTCCAAAAGAGTTGGTAGAACATGGCGCCCATACCCATATCATGTCAGCATGATTTCTAGCTTTCTTCATACGAGTCTTTCAAGCTGGTCTCTGATGATTCGCCATCACGTTCGGAAAGATTATTATTCCTGACCAaatatatggagttggtttCTGCCATCGTTCATTAGGTCAAATGTTTGACAGTTGAAACAACTCCTTTTGCCTGGTTGTCAACTGTTCTGTCTCCTCCGTGTATCTTGTCACCATGTCATCATACTATTCTTTAgataatttctttccttttctcccttttcttcgTTTAGATATCTATTCTAAATAGCAAATATGAATAATCGTGACATATATAAACCGAATTATttcactaattatttttttgtaactgTTCTGtttcatcaatatttaaaaacaaacatgctaaTAAGCAATAAGCAAAAAAAGTCATGGAAAGCAGTCAACCAAGATTTCTTCGTAGGCATCAAAAACTAATAGTTGagctccatcatttttttcttgagatatTAAAAATGTCTCTCTAATCATTTTTTGGTAGTTTAGATTCTGATAGGCTGTGGAACCTCTATTTTTAGCTTTGAGGTTTAGgttaaagaaaaggaagacCAAGTCAGCAAAACCATAGTGGTTGCCAATGAAAAGAGGGAGCCCGTTGTCACATATATTTGATAACCTTTAGCAATAAACGGCCTTTGAGTCAAAACTTGGCTGGGTTCTAATTTGAGAATAATCTCAAGCCAAAAATAAGGGAAGATTTTGTTGGTCATGGTTCTTGCTTTTGCCATTCCTTCTTCTCATTAGGCTCTGGATTAAGAAGTGGAAGatgatcacaaaaaaaaaccctaaagaaCTAGTACATTTGTAGAAGAAAAGGGATTGTTTTATCCTGGCTTTTCATAAACGTCTTCCAGTGATTCCGCcaacacaaaacaaatacatttGTAGAAGAGCAGGATTGATTATTGTATTCTTCCAGGATGAATGATTTGTTCTCCAGCTCGTTCAAGAAGTACACCGACCTGAAGCAGCAGGCGCAAATGGATGACATGGAGGCAGGGAAGGAGAGTATGAATCTTGACAGATTCTTTGAAGACGTCGAGAATGTTAAGGAAGATATGAAAACTGTTGAGAGGCTGTACAAGAGTTTACAAGAAGCCAATGAAGAATGTAAGACTGTTCATAATGCTAAGACCATGAAAAATCTTCGTTCGCGGATGGACATAGATGTCGAACAAGTCCTGAAACGCGTTAAAATCATCAAGGGAAAGCTCGAAGCCTTGGATCGATCCAATGCAGCTCACCGCAACATTCCTGGGTGCGGTCCAGGATCATCTGCAGATCGAACCAGGACATCTGTGGTTAGTGGTTTGGGAAAGAAGTTGAAGGATCTTATGGATAATTTTCAGGATTTAAGAGCTAGAATGGCAGCCGAATATAAGGAAACAGTGGAACGCAGGTATTTCACAATCACAGGAGAAAGAGCAAGTGAAGAAACGATTGAGAATTTGATATCCAGTGGTGAAAGTGAAAGCTTCATGCAAAAGGCAATTCAGGAACAAGGGAGAGGCCAGATTCTTGACACCATATCAGAAATTCAAGAGAGACATGATGCTGTGAAGGAGATAGAGAAGAATTTGATTGAGCTTCACCAGGTATTCTTGGATATGGCTGCTCTTGTGGAAGCTCAGGGTCATCAGATCAATGATATTGAAAGTCATGTTGCGCATGCTAGCTCGTTCGTGCGACGAGGGACTGAGCAGCTTTCTGAGGCCAGGGAATATCAGAAGAGCTCTCGAAAGTGGACGTGCATTGCCATTGTAGCCGGTGCTGTCCTCATCATTGTCCTCTTACTACCATTTATACCACATCTCCTGGCTCTCTTGTAGGAATGAGAGGGTGCAGATTTCCTTTTGAACTCCAGAAGAAACACCTATTTAATTTTAACCCCAACCGAAAATTATTAGTTGTAAGGTTATCTTGGAAAGCTTTGTTCTATTTTCTAAGATAGCAATTTAGATTTCTCAAACGTAAGCACATCTGCAAGGAAGATTGGGAACTTTCTCCTCTTTCAGGCATATCCTAAAGCATGTTTCTTGTTTGCAACCCCTATAGAGGCAATTGGCATTTTTTGCATGAAGTTTTGCTGCAAAAAACCCTAACGAAGGTCTTGGCAGAAACCATGACAGTTTGATTGAAGTGCACATGTAATTGCTGGGGAGAAGAGGCCATCTCGAAAGAATGACGAACAGTCATTGTAATATCAAATTTAAGACTCGTTGAAAGAAATCGCATGCCTGTCaactggtttttctttttcctctctttcttctcATTGATCAtgcatacaagaaaaaaatatagaaagctATCAATCTTGCGGTCAATGGATGAATTTCTCTGCATCGCTGCAGAAGCATGAAAACTTTCATCATTTTATGGATGGATATACAAAAGACTATGCATGTATCTCAAAATCGTAAGAATTCTTGGTGTTGCTGAGCAATACATATAGTTAGGCCGAGCTTCAGACCTGCGTACTCTTTGATTTTGTGGTCCTgttgtattgaaaaaaatactagcttcaaaataaattttatatatatatatttatttttaaattattttaatgagaatgcatttccaagtaaaaaattactttaaaaaataatttttattaatctctcAGTTAAATCCCTCGTTCATACGAGACAAATTAGGATCCCAAAAGTGGATAAATTGAGCAATTAGcacagtaaattaaaaatattaacgaATTGATATAGGTTCAAAAAGATTTGGGGAAATAACACAGTATTGCATTTCTACAGCATGATAAGGTCAAACCGTGTCATTTTCAACTCAACTAGTTGACCGGTTCATAAGGTCAAACCGGTCGACcgattaaatcaaaagttatggtcattttgaattatattattttagtctAGGGCGATCAGACCTTTTCTTAGGCTTAGACCTATCCCAATGATCTATAAATGCATCTATTAGGTCATCCACGTAATTTGTTTAGAGCAGATTCTCATTAGTTATTGCAAATTTACATGTGACTACTCATAATCATTTACTACTATGTGAACAATaactttttgagattttaattagagtctattttttaatcaacaagttgaataaagatatatattttgacaaataacatatatttggaagaaaaaaaaaatcataaaattatgtttttttgtatgaaacgGTCGAATAGCTGagataaaatattgaaatttggtCATGTTACGCTTTAAAAACACACTTAGGCTGCGTTTGTTTTCTGGAGAGTGGTTTTTGAAAAACcttttttcaaactttcttgtgtatgtttgtcattaggaaagttggtcaacggaaaacattttccgatcaacaaaaaacactttctggtcaaAGAAAAAAGTAGCTtagtttccagaaaagtgttttccttttattttgggcggaaaacactttccggaagttgtgaaaaatttagaaatgtcatattatttgctaattatatcaaatttggttctcaaacttttcattgctatatatattttgttttgaatatttatttttcaatttcatcccttataatttattttttatattaattttggtcctcatttttataattgttatttgcttttcccttatcattttttaattgaaaatttttatttatcaaatttggtccccattcttttgattgttacttattttatttgaaataatttatgaaatattaattattattattttaatttcttcatctttcaatttttttatttttagatttgatttctattattttgattattatttattttatttgagataatttatgaaattatatttttttttcaatttcattctcattcaactttttaattcgTAAGATTTGTTTCCCATTATTTTaatgaacttgaaaaaaataaaacattaataaattatttttcagcttattttccatgacataaccaaacattgaaaagtattttccaatttatttttcattatactaccaaacataaaaaaataatttaattttcaaaaagaaactattttctagtaaaaaaaaaacaaggtcttattaaacatcattattatgaaatgcaacaaaatcaacaaaatctattttatcacatttaaaaataacaaaatttaataaatatctacCTTCTAAAATATTTTGCCAAATGAACTTATGTCAATTCacgtgataatttttttaaaaaaaaaatcccccaAAAGTATGGTACTCTTgcctatcaaaaaaaaaaaattgaacagtAAGAGAAAAGCTCATGACAATTCACAACAATATGATCAAATCAGAAGACCTGCACGATTGAcaggaaatattaaaaatacaaaaaggcaCATCAATTACAGAAGGAAGAATTAATATTTGGACTATTTAGGCTGTCATGTACCCGTCTGACTCAAGTACAAGCAGGAAAAGTAGATTCCTTGTAGATTTGTACAGTGGAAAGATTTACTAATTGTGTTGATAGGCCTGCTGCGATTCTATACATACACTGCAACCTTTTCAAAATCAAGCCAATGCTCTCTCAACAAGATTAAAGTTTGATTCCAGATTTAAGCTGTATTGATGGAACCATCAACACCATGATAGAATACATCGACATCAAGCTTATCACATTGAATTTCATGATCCAGCTGTGCTCTAATATATCAGATATGCAAGCAATTGATAACTCTAATCTAGTTAGAAGATTAGAGTACAATTTATGAACACAAATTCAAGTACAAGCCAATTTTTCATATATGACAACAAATACTCTCTCTTAAAATGGGGCACAAAATACCATTCTCCTGCCCTCGATGCAACCCTTCCCAAAAGTATAAGCAGTTACAGAATAAGAAACTTCTCTGATTCATCTTCACCCAAGGTTCAACTACGTAGCGGCAgcaaataagaaatatatattgcaCAACCCAAATCCAATGAACTTGCTTAGTAATATACAAGTAATCATATCAATCAAGTACCAGCACTAGGCAAAGCTGCCATAAATGAATTGTATGAGGACTCCAGATCAAAATGAAGTTGCCGGGCCTGCTGCTCTGTCAGCTCATCTGCAGCCCCCATCTTAGACAGCCTCAAAATCCATTCTTTCATCTTTGTCTTCCCCTCAAAGTCAGGTGGCAAAATACTCAGCTTGTTCAGTGAGGCTGAGAGGTCTGAAAGCAAAGGATGCACCTGGTCCACAGCCACCATATTCAACTTCAACGAATCCATAGCTGTGATGAAGTTCTGGACACACTCAGCCACAATGGAAGCTGAGGTGGTAGACgacacagcagcagcagcacggTGTTCCACTGTGGCAGGCACCCCGGAGGTCACAAGCCGGTTGATGGCAGCTGGGCAGTCCATCTTGTATGTATCTGCAAAGCGCTCGATGCTAGGGACTGTGTCTTTCAGAGAGGAAGCCAAAGTTTTGAAATGGGCAATGAGTTTCTGGCACTCCATTTCATACTCAGATGAGGATATAATGTCACGAACATATGCCTTTTCAAGCTTCTCCGTGGCTTTTATTATTGCATATAGCTCGGCAAAATTCTCATACATTTCTCTCTCGCGCTTGTCATTCCATAGCTTGACCTCCATTTCGATATACAAATATAAACttgaagaagcaagaaaaatttactttaaaattagataaatatcTGTGGAGGACTGGAGAAGAGAACGGGACACGCGCAAAGAGCTCTGACCTACTTGACTGCAAACAATCGAACACAACATGAGAAGGcataatcagaaaaaaaaaaaataccatcaaTTGTATAGAAATCTAAACCACAACACATGCATTCATGAGACTAAAAGCAACATAGAATCCTTTTacgtttttttggtttaatcaaATAAGTTATGGATACACATTGTCCTTTCCATGGCAATTCTGGAATCGGAAACTAAATCATTCCAAAAACACTCAAAAAGGGCCTACCTAGCATAAGAATCAGCTTGAAGGAAATACAAAACACTCTTTGTTGActttaaaaagctaaaaaaaaaaacccaaattataAAGCTCGAGATTCATCACCATAAAAAATCCATTTCTACAAAACCCTTCATGTAGCTAATCATGACAGAACTAATACTAGTACTGGTACCCTtcaaaaatctaagaaattttcatttcaattataaagaaaatgcaAAGAGTCCCTCCCTTTTCAACATTCCTCGAGTTTCCAAGAgaccaaacaaaaaatcacCACATAACCACAGCAGATCATGAAATCACAAACCATTAAAAGCCcagaaaccaaaaatcaaaacccagaaCACAGAACGAAAATCCCATTAAAAAGCTTCAAGCTTTACCTTAAATCATTGTTAAAAATACCAAAGTTCAAAGCTTTAAATCGCAGATACGAACAAATaaacttaatatatatacagAAGGAGGCATGGAGAGAGAAGAGGGGTCCTTACAGGGAAGTGAAACGCGGCTTTGAATAACGTGAAgggtctttcttttttctctcactttttgcagagaaaaaaatatgagaaagttAACAGAAGAGAaggttttgtgattttcttgggGGTAGCCTCAAAGTTAGTCCCTAAATTATAAACCGAATCTTGAGCGAGTcattaaaaaactcttttttctcAATCAGGTCCTTAAggtattaaaaaattgaactcCATGAAATTTTAGAGTTGGGTGCTTTGtttgaaaagatttttgaaTGAACACTTGCAAAAGTTGTCTTCAATCATGGATGGCTATCCTAGTGTGTCAACAATTATTCATAGATTCTAAGCTAGCATTTAAAATTGTAGTAGAcgctattttttaaagtattatttttaaatacctttaaataattttttttaaaaaaactatttatgatattaatatttcaaatctaTCCAAAAgcaccaaaaaataattaatttgaaacaagaaaataaaaaaataaaaagtgtggTTGGGCTGCACAAACAAACGATGCCTAGGCGTGTATTTGATACTGTGATATAAagtgcttttaaattttttttatttaaagatatattaatctttttttacttttaacaacacatcaaaatcattgataaatattaaaaaaaactattaatttgatattttttcaagccAAACATACTTTTTAAAACGCACTTAAAtgcaattttaaaagttaaaactgtCTTAATAATATCTTCGGGGACGAAAAAGAGTGGATGTAATTGAGACAAAGAGTTATTTATGGAGTTGATCAAGAATACATATATAGTTAGGGGATTTATTTGAAAGATTGgcattataattttgttttgtgatttttgaggAAGAGGGAGGGAAGGGTTGCGTGTGGGATGTTATAATATCATGACTGCTTACGGCATCTACGTGTAGCAGTTGAgatgacaagaaaagaaagaaacccaaagagaaaaggagagacgGACTCCGTTACGCTCTGTGAGTGGGTTCATCACGTGTTCTTATGCTTTTTCCACCGTTCGATTTTCTGCGAGCCTGTGATTGATGATAAGATCCTGATCATTTTGATTGAAGGGCCTCTTGAGTTTCTATGGCTTGTGGGCCCATATAGATTGTTTTTCTGTGAGAGAATTCGAAGTCCGTTCTGTACTATTCTTAACTTAAAGCCCATCAATACcacaagataaataaataaaagcttgaaattcttttagttttttcaacataattgttttttaaaatattttttatattaaaatatattaaaataatattttttttatattttaaaaattatttttaaaatcaacgtatcaaaacgatttaaaatatataaaaaaattaatatcttttaaaaacaatatttaattttttaaaaaaattcaagtacaaccgcgtttccaaacgctactaaataaaaaattaaaaagttttcataaaatactaaatttttataatatagaaagttcaaattagggttttaattttcaTACAGACATGTATTGTTCTTGATTTAGTGTGCATATTCGAtcaattagttattttttaaattattttaccatttattttttatttttttcaattcaaccaaTGCCTTTTCGTAGTAATTATAAAGTGGTATATGTACTCATGAAaccaataattcaaaaaaaatcgtATTTAATCCCTTTATTCATATcagtcaataatttattttgttttgttaatttatccTTATTAAAATGCTAAACTGCCacgtaatttatttttttgttatttttctcttactttttgcaaatgatttcacaataaaaaaaggatggtTAAAGGATTAATTAACTAACAAAACTTTAAAAGCTGTACGGAGAGTAGTAATGAGATACTTattttgctcttgaaaaataaaaccaaaaaacatgatattagGAGTAATCTCGCGGAGATTCATCTATTTATcgttatcaaatttaaaaaaggtaattatatgtttttgcttttatgtgcacaataaaataatgattatattcttagattaattttttttttataagtttatatacaagggtgtttttatatttttctttcttaaataacaataaaataacttacatgtctttgaaaataaaatattctacaACTTGCGCTAATGGACATTTTGTCATTATCATGATGATTTGGAGATAATTctgtattaatatatataaatattattttaaaaaaattattaatacgTGCATTCACGTGTTAGCGCATGAGCAACCCTCGTACCTCTCAGGTAACACTTGCAAGGTCATTTGGTGACCATACATCGTCTTTTATAGTAATGCTTGAATCATCCTGATTTTTTTCGGTGATGAATGTGGATAATGACTATTTGATTTGGTgtcggtgattttgtttttctcccccttagtttttgtgtttgccccttcaaaatttcaaaacaacccttcaaattattatttctttggaTTTGGTTATTGTTCTtctgattactatttattttatctataataatttataaaattcgaattcccttttaatttcacccccttcaattttttttattttttaaatttgatccatgtttatttgattgttatttattttatttcatataaattttataattgattttcttacaattatatcctatttagtttttttttcatattaaatttgatcctcattattttaattgttaatttttttactttgaa
The DNA window shown above is from Populus trichocarpa isolate Nisqually-1 chromosome 4, P.trichocarpa_v4.1, whole genome shotgun sequence and carries:
- the LOC7494340 gene encoding syntaxin-124, which encodes MNDLFSSSFKKYTDLKQQAQMDDMEAGKESMNLDRFFEDVENVKEDMKTVERLYKSLQEANEECKTVHNAKTMKNLRSRMDIDVEQVLKRVKIIKGKLEALDRSNAAHRNIPGCGPGSSADRTRTSVVSGLGKKLKDLMDNFQDLRARMAAEYKETVERRYFTITGERASEETIENLISSGESESFMQKAIQEQGRGQILDTISEIQERHDAVKEIEKNLIELHQVFLDMAALVEAQGHQINDIESHVAHASSFVRRGTEQLSEAREYQKSSRKWTCIAIVAGAVLIIVLLLPFIPHLLALL
- the LOC7494341 gene encoding vacuolar protein sorting-associated protein 28 homolog 1 → MEVKLWNDKREREMYENFAELYAIIKATEKLEKAYVRDIISSSEYEMECQKLIAHFKTLASSLKDTVPSIERFADTYKMDCPAAINRLVTSGVPATVEHRAAAAVSSTTSASIVAECVQNFITAMDSLKLNMVAVDQVHPLLSDLSASLNKLSILPPDFEGKTKMKEWILRLSKMGAADELTEQQARQLHFDLESSYNSFMAALPSAGT